Proteins encoded within one genomic window of Rhododendron vialii isolate Sample 1 chromosome 1a, ASM3025357v1:
- the LOC131321994 gene encoding auxin-induced protein 22D-like, whose product METSMLGYVSDDHFNLKATELRLGLPGSDEPEKQSSINVRGNKRAISEMDGALDSEKGDQDRAPPAKAQVVGWPPVRSYRRNCFQPKNTEAEASGMYVKVSMDGAPYLRKIDLEVYNSYPELLKALENMFKCTIGGYSEREGYDGSDYAPTYQDKDGDWMLVGDVPWDMFTTSCKRLRIMKGSDAKGLGCL is encoded by the exons ATGGAAACGTCGATGCTCGGTTATGTCTCCGATGATCATTTCAATCTCAAGGCAACCGAATTAAGATTAGGATTGCCAGGATCAGATGAGCCAGAGAAACAATCGTCTATTAATGTTAGGGGTAACAAAAGAGCCATATCAGAGATGGATGGTGCGTTAGACAGCGAAAAGGGCGACCAAGACCGGGCTCCTCCTGCCAA GGCACAAGTGGTGGGATGGCCGCCGGTCAGATCTTACCGGAGAAATTGTTTCCAACCGAAGAACACGGAAGCCGAGGCTTCCGGGATGTATGTGAAGGTGAGCATGGATGGAGCTCCATATCTAAGAAAGATTGACCTGGAGGTTTACAATAGCTACCCAGAACTCCTCAAGGCATTAGAAAACATGTTCAAGTGCACCATTG GTGGGTATtcagaaagggaaggctatgatGGATCTGATTATGCACCAACATATCAAGACAAAGATGGTGATTGGATGCTGGTTGGAGATGTCCCATGGGATATGTTTACTACCTCTTGCAAAAGGCTGAGAATCATGAAAGGATCGGATGCCAAAGGCTTGGGGTGTCTATAG
- the LOC131321986 gene encoding protein OSB2, chloroplastic-like, whose product MALGQTLALPKAILLCTPRNPLIPSSSLNPNPPIRLFSSPSQTTKNTRRFRAAKCALTYNNNDNGQEERVAVPQYPRPTEIPWQKEICNTVHLIGYVTTVVQIRYLPDGRAVAVCRIAVSKSPLETSSIILSFWNELAHAAFQHLEKGTQIYVCGRLIADTVETEDGTEQTYYKVNVKQLNFIERSWDSNSETPVKKQSSASREELWQAFFANPADWWDNRKDKTDAQRPPRYPDFKHKHTGEALWVEGRFNPPWVKSQLEILDARREAFGFQDQNGGMNVNFGAGNDYSAL is encoded by the exons ATGGCGTTAGGGCAAACCCTAGCTCTGCCAAAAGCCATCCTCCTATGTACCCCTAGAAATCCTCTTATCCCCTCCTCGTCCCTGAACCCTAACCCCCCTATCCGCCTCTTCTCATCTCCATCGCAAACCACCAAAAACACCCGAAGATTCAGAGCCGCAAAATGTGCTCTGACTTACAACAACAACGACAACGGCCAGGAAGAAAGAGTGGCGGTACCGCAGTACCCGAGGCCGACGGAGATTCCGTGGCAGAAGGAGATCTGTAACACCGTGCACCTCATCGGCTACGTGACTACCGTTGTCCAAATCAGGTACCTCCCCGACGGCAGGGCCGTCGCCGTTTGTCGCATCGCCGTCAGCAAATCTCCTCTGGAGACTTCATC GATCATATTGTCATTCTGGAATGAATTGGCCCATGCTGCTTTTCAGCACTTAGAGAAAGGCACTCAAATATATGTTTGTGGTCGCCTGATTGCAGATACAGTTGAAACTGAAGATGGGACGGAGCAGACTTActataag GTTAATGTTAAGCAACTGAATTTTATTGAAAGGTCTTGGGATTCAAATTCTGAAACACCAG TTAAGAAGCAGTCATCCGCCTCCCGTGAAGAACTATGGCAGGCATTCTTTGCTAATCCAGCAGATTGGTGGGATAATAGAAAGGACAAG ACTGATGCGCAGAGACCCCCAAGATATCCTGATTTCAAGCACAAACATACTGGAGAAGCTTTGTGGGTTGAAGGCAGGTTTAATCCTCCGTGGGTGAAGTCCCAACTAGAAATCCTGGATGCAAGAAGGGAGGCTTTTGGTTTTCAAGATCAAAATGGTGGCATGAACGTGAACTTTGGGGCTGGTAATGACTACTCAGCTTTGTAA
- the LOC131321999 gene encoding transcription factor UNE12 — MLFETPNSPRSPIHTTSLSRVTATMANNPSDGPTDDFFEQILGFPAYAPADANLAGNSGTPMMLQLSSGDGSAHLGGGGGGGGGGGFHGSVFPLGLSLDQGKQGFREDVGDGRSSSSSMKNTFSGQPMPNTVNAMAHPPSIRPRVRARRGQATDPHSIAERLRRERIAERIRALQDLVPSVNKTDRAAMLDEIVEYVKFLRLQVKVLSMSRLGGAGAVAPLVTDIPISSLEQDAGESGRNQAAWEKWSNDGTEKQVAKLMEENVGAAMQFLQSKALCIMPISLASAIYQTQPPDATTVVKSESHPPS, encoded by the exons ATGCTCTTTGAAACTCCCAATTCCCCTCGCTCACCGATCCACACCACCTCGCTCAGCCGAGTCACCGCCACCATGGCTAACAACCCCTCCGACGGCCCCACCGACGACTTCTTCGAACAAATCCTCGGATTCCCAGCCTACGCACCAGCCGACGCCAACTTGGCGGGAAACAGTGGGACTCCGATGATGCTCCAGCTCAGCTCCGGCGACGGCTCGGCCCATCTCGGCggcggtggaggtggaggtggtggtggtgggttccACGGGAGTGTGTTTCCGCTAGGGTTGAGTTTGGACCAGGGTAAGCAGGGTTTTCGTGAGGATGTTGGTGATGGCCGATCGTCGTCTTCCTCCATGAAAAAC ACTTTCTCAGGCCAGCCAATGCCTAACACAGTTAATGCCATGGCACATCCACCTTCTATTCGTCCCAGGGTGCGGGCAAGACGAGGACAGGCTACGGATCCACACAGCATTGCTGAGAGG TTACGCAGAGAAAGAATAGCAGAAAGGATTAGAGCATTGCAAGATTTGGTTCCTAGTGTCAACAAG ACAGATAGAGCTGCCATGCTTGATGAAATTGTGGAATACGTGAAGTTCTTACGGCTCCAAGTTAAG GTTTTGAGCATGAGTAGATTGGGTGGAGCTGGTGCCGTGGCACCTCTGGTAACGGACATTCCAATATCGTCCCTGGAG CAAGATGCCGGTGAAAGTGGAAGGAATCAAGCAGCTTGGGAGAAGTGGTCAAACGATGGGACAGAAAAGCAGGTGGCTAAGCTCATGGAAGAAAATGTCGGGGCTGCCATGCAGTTCCTCCAATCAAAGGCACTTTGCATCATGCCCATCTCACTGGCCTCGGCAATATACCAAACACAGCCACCGGATGCCACCACAGTCGTCAAGTCCGAATCACATCCCCCATCATGA